From a single Calothrix sp. NIES-2098 genomic region:
- a CDS encoding 4-oxalocrotonate tautomerase: MVQVKIYGIRDYLNPIKQQLSDVIHSCVMEALQYPANKRAHRFFPLDKSDFFYPSGRTDRYTIIEFSMIEGRSIAAKKQLMRLLFERSLSVGITSQDLEITIFENPKHNWGFRGLPGDEHELNYKVEV, encoded by the coding sequence ATGGTTCAAGTCAAAATTTACGGCATACGGGATTATCTCAACCCCATTAAACAACAGCTTTCGGATGTAATTCATAGTTGTGTAATGGAAGCATTACAATATCCTGCAAATAAACGGGCACATCGCTTTTTTCCCTTGGACAAGTCAGACTTTTTCTACCCCTCTGGGCGCACTGACCGTTATACCATTATCGAGTTTAGTATGATTGAAGGGCGGAGTATAGCAGCAAAAAAACAATTGATGCGGCTGTTATTTGAGCGATCGCTTTCTGTTGGTATCACTTCGCAAGATTTAGAAATTACAATTTTCGAGAACCCCAAGCATAATTGGGGTTTTCGCGGACTACCGGGCGATGAACATGAACTTAACTATAAAGTTGAGGTTTAG
- a CDS encoding UbiD family decarboxylase has translation MARDLRGFIKLLEERGQLKRISALVDPDLEIAEISNRMLQQGGPGLLFENVKGASFPVAVNLMGTVERICWAMNMQHPEELETLGKKLSMLQQPKPPKKISQAIDFGKVLFDVVKAKPGRDFFPACQQVVVQGEDLDLNKLPLIRPYVGDAGKIITLGLVITKDCETGIPNVGVYRLQLQSKNTMTVHWLSVRGGARHLRKAAERGQKLEIAIALGVDPLIIMAAATPIPVDLSEWLFAGLYGGSGVQLAKCKTVDLEVPADAEFVLEGTITPGEVLPDGPFGDHMGYYGGVEDSPLIRFGCMTHRKNPIYLTTFSGRPPKEEAMMAIALNRIYTPILRQQVSEIVDFFLPMEALSYKAAIISIDKAYPGQARRAALAFWSALPQFTYTKFVIVVDKDINIRDPRQVVWAISSKVDPTRDVFILPNTPFDTLDFASEKIGLGGRMGIDATTKIPPEIDHEWGAPLESDPDVAAMVERRWAEYGLADLQLGEVDPNLFGYDMK, from the coding sequence ATGGCGAGAGATTTGCGGGGATTTATCAAACTTCTGGAAGAAAGGGGACAATTAAAGCGAATTTCCGCTTTAGTTGACCCAGATTTAGAAATTGCTGAGATTTCTAACCGGATGCTGCAACAAGGCGGGCCGGGGTTATTGTTTGAAAATGTTAAAGGCGCATCCTTCCCGGTGGCGGTGAATTTGATGGGAACTGTGGAAAGGATATGCTGGGCGATGAATATGCAGCATCCAGAAGAGTTGGAAACTCTGGGTAAAAAGCTGAGTATGCTGCAACAACCAAAGCCACCAAAGAAGATTTCCCAAGCGATAGATTTTGGGAAAGTACTGTTTGATGTAGTGAAAGCTAAACCAGGAAGAGACTTTTTCCCCGCCTGTCAGCAAGTGGTAGTTCAAGGAGAAGACTTAGATTTAAATAAGTTGCCGTTGATACGTCCTTATGTGGGTGATGCTGGGAAAATTATTACTCTAGGGCTAGTAATTACAAAGGATTGCGAGACAGGTATTCCCAATGTGGGCGTGTATCGCTTGCAACTACAATCAAAAAATACAATGACCGTGCATTGGTTATCAGTGCGGGGTGGGGCGAGACATTTACGCAAAGCCGCAGAACGCGGTCAGAAATTAGAAATTGCGATCGCACTTGGTGTAGACCCCTTAATTATCATGGCGGCGGCTACACCCATACCTGTAGATTTATCAGAATGGTTGTTTGCTGGACTGTACGGTGGTTCTGGGGTGCAGTTAGCAAAGTGCAAAACCGTAGATTTAGAAGTTCCCGCAGATGCGGAATTTGTTTTAGAAGGGACAATTACACCAGGAGAAGTTTTACCAGACGGGCCTTTTGGCGACCACATGGGTTACTACGGCGGTGTCGAGGATTCTCCATTAATTCGCTTTGGGTGTATGACACACCGCAAAAATCCGATTTACTTAACAACATTTAGCGGTCGTCCACCCAAAGAAGAAGCGATGATGGCGATCGCACTCAATCGGATTTATACCCCAATTCTGCGGCAACAAGTCTCTGAAATTGTCGATTTTTTCCTACCAATGGAAGCTTTGAGTTACAAAGCCGCAATTATTTCCATTGATAAAGCATATCCCGGACAAGCACGACGCGCAGCTTTAGCATTTTGGAGTGCTTTACCACAATTTACTTACACCAAGTTTGTGATTGTGGTCGATAAAGACATCAATATTCGCGATCCGCGCCAAGTTGTCTGGGCGATTAGTTCTAAAGTCGATCCCACAAGAGATGTGTTTATTTTGCCGAACACACCCTTTGATACTTTAGATTTTGCCAGCGAGAAAATTGGTTTAGGCGGGCGGATGGGAATTGATGCTACTACTAAAATTCCCCCAGAAATCGACCATGAATGGGGCGCACCACTAGAGTCAGATCCAGATGTAGCGGCGATGGTTGAGAGACGTTGGGCGGAGTATGGTTTAGCAGATTTGCAATTAGGTGAAGTTGACCCAAATTTGTTTGGTTACGATATGAAGTGA
- a CDS encoding class V aminotransferase: MTSLSTTHKSLDSYREQFPALANKAYFNYGGQGPMAQGAMDAIAQTQTHIQQLGPFGNEVGRWIGLNVKATKEAIASELNVPPSTITLTENVTVGCNIAMWGIEWQAGDRILLSDCEHQGIIAIAQEISRRFGVEVSTCPLMDTLNTGDPVEVIAQHLSPNTRLVALSHILWNTGQLLPLKKIAEVCRNNNSLLLVDAAQSVGAMPLNLTELGVDFYAFTGHKWLCGPAGVGGLYVRPEAQASLKPTFVGWRSVILDDRGKPIDWNPDGQRYEVGTSDYPLYVGLKEAIAIHQQWGTPEERYQKICRHSEYLWRQLAALPNVKCLRTSPPESGLVSFQLTNQQPQTTLKLVQFLESERLFIRQIRDPDCVRACVHYFTLESEIDQLIEAVQRFCLS, encoded by the coding sequence ATGACCAGTCTTTCTACCACACACAAGAGTTTAGATAGCTATCGAGAGCAGTTTCCCGCCTTAGCGAATAAGGCATATTTTAATTATGGCGGTCAAGGCCCGATGGCTCAAGGGGCAATGGATGCGATCGCTCAAACTCAAACTCATATTCAACAACTAGGCCCTTTTGGTAATGAGGTGGGTCGTTGGATAGGATTAAATGTGAAAGCGACAAAAGAAGCGATCGCATCTGAGTTGAATGTACCACCAAGCACGATAACCCTGACAGAAAATGTGACTGTTGGTTGCAATATTGCCATGTGGGGTATTGAATGGCAAGCTGGCGATCGTATACTGCTTTCTGATTGCGAACATCAAGGGATAATTGCGATCGCGCAAGAAATCAGCCGCAGATTTGGTGTGGAAGTTAGTACTTGTCCTCTGATGGATACTTTAAATACAGGCGATCCTGTAGAAGTTATCGCCCAGCATTTAAGCCCTAATACCCGCTTAGTAGCTTTAAGCCACATCCTTTGGAACACAGGTCAACTTTTACCTTTAAAGAAAATTGCTGAAGTCTGTAGGAATAATAATTCTCTACTTTTAGTAGATGCAGCCCAATCGGTTGGCGCAATGCCTTTAAATTTAACTGAATTGGGGGTAGATTTCTATGCTTTCACAGGTCATAAGTGGCTATGCGGCCCGGCTGGTGTGGGTGGTTTATATGTGCGACCGGAAGCACAAGCTAGCTTAAAGCCGACATTTGTTGGTTGGCGTAGTGTCATCTTAGACGATCGCGGCAAACCTATAGATTGGAATCCCGACGGACAACGTTACGAAGTCGGGACATCAGATTATCCATTGTACGTGGGTTTAAAAGAAGCGATCGCCATTCATCAGCAATGGGGAACTCCAGAGGAACGCTATCAAAAAATTTGTCGCCACAGTGAATACCTATGGCGACAGTTGGCGGCTTTACCGAATGTGAAATGTTTGCGGACTTCTCCCCCCGAAAGCGGTTTAGTCTCGTTTCAACTGACTAACCAACAACCCCAAACTACTTTAAAGTTAGTGCAATTTTTAGAGTCAGAAAGATTATTTATTCGGCAAATTCGCGATCCCGATTGCGTCCGCGCCTGCGTCCATTATTTTACTTTAGAATCAGAAATTGACCAATTAATTGAGGCTGTTCAAAGATTTTGCTTATCTTAG